Below is a genomic region from Nilaparvata lugens isolate BPH chromosome 3, ASM1435652v1, whole genome shotgun sequence.
GCATTAAGgtcatttaaaagaaaaatgtacAGAAGAATCTGGGGACCAAAATGTGATGGAGGAGTGTGGAGAGCCAGATTCAATAGTGAGATAGACCAGGCCATTGGAGCAGGAAGTATGGTGCGTTTCATAAAAGCCAGATGGATTGAATGGCTTGGACACTTAGCTAGAATGAGTAACCAGAGGGTACCATCAAGACTCCTGGAAGAGAGAATGCTTGGAACGAGAAAGAGAGGTCGACCACGGAGAAGATGGCTGAACGACGCGATTGGAGACCACCGTGTGCTGGGCGTGGCAAACTGGCGACGGAAAGCACAggatagagacgaatggaggcgctttgttgaggaggccaaagtccacccaggactgtagaaTATACATCATTTTCAtggtaaaaagtaaattcgtatgactTTTGTTAATcacttgcgggaaggtcccacctcacCTATTTCAgctgaatatataattaaagtcgtcaatgggccttatACTATCAAACTTCAGTCGGGATCGACCATTTAACGTGCCcgtccgataacacgggagtggaGTAAACCTGGCTAAAAACTTTAGGTGATAAGTAGTGGGTTTTGTACCAGGGATCTCAAGGCTGCTCTGCAAGCTCTCAATAGACCACGGATCATTATCATTCCATTTCCATAGTAATGATTGATTGTATTATTAGTTTACTACCATATTCAACGAAATTTGTCAaataattttctgtttattaACAAAGAAAGAAATACCTTTTCATGAATTTGGATTGCAGCTGAGTTGGAAAAAACCTAGAGATTTAAATCCGAATAGAATAAAGACTGACTGCATACGTTCCTAGACTCACTTGTGAGGAATTTTCAATAGAACATCAACATTCTCTAGTATTCTATTATAAATCCCCATCactttggaattattttatcaatttacctcattctttttgaacttggcaatatatttttcaagtttcagttCTGTGAGAATATGTGTCAGAATACAATCGGTTCTTTCCATTCCATCAAGGTTCGCCTTTGAACTGTCTTCACATATGTCATTCGTCGATTTTGCTCTCCTGGAATAAGGAAAACATagaatttcaaaggaaaattttCTTCCTAATGACATGCAGcgaaataaaattgtaataaaaagaTACCGTAAACTACAAGAAGTCCaatgtgaaaattgaattgaacaatGTAAATCATTACGATACGATATCAAGAAGACGATGATGCATATAAAATGATCCAGAAACTATCTAATATTGGTATTCAAGGAATAGAGTTAGATTTCTTTGAAAGTTATCTAAGGGGTAGAAGCCAAATCGTTAGCTGTGGTGGTAGTAATAGTGAGATTAGAGATGTGACATGGGGTCTACCTCAAGGGACTGTATTGggaccagttttatttttgatctatgtTAATAACCTGCCTAGTGTACTGGACTCAGTTGGGTCTAAGACAATttgttttgctgatgacacagcacttaTCTTCCAAGAAGGTTCCTGGGAAGATGTTATCAAGCAAACAAAAGTGGGTTACTATAAGGTTCTCAGTggctaaaatgtaattatttgagaCTAAATCTTGGTAAAACAAATGTATGACCTTCAGTCCAACAACAAGAGGAGATCTAGATATGAACAggctttgtttgaataatgcttgtaacaggtatccatgtgattcttgcaatgaggttattgagagtgtaaacaattacaagtatcttggtatttttgttgataagcatctacgctggtcacctcagattagctacctttgtagaaaattaagggtggtcaatttaaaaatgtacatgcttagaagtattttgagtctaaaattactaaaatctgtttattttgctctattccaatccttagttcagtatggtaattctatatggggaggaacttttgattcaactttaaaacctctatttgttttacaaaagttagttatcaaaacaataatgaggtATAAGAATTTTGAGATTCTAGTTGTTGCACCATTATTAGTCTCTCATAAACTAGTGAATCAGAGGAGGAATATATTATGATATGTGCGAGTGAGAAAGTTGGCCCCACTTCTACCTGCTCACTTTCAGCGGTTGTGGGGCCTGCAGGGGCCTCAACTATAGGGCCTATTCTCGAGTCCTCTAATGTTATCCAGAGCTCATTCAGTCAGTACGAATAAGATGCCAACACTATAAGGCAAAAATATCATCTCACTACAAGTAAACAATTTATTCttacattttttcatgaatagtatataatattgtcGTAAAGTGTTACATTACCTCTTATTGATTTTCTGGGACATCCAAGAAATATACTTTTTTCGCGAGAAAGTTTTCGGTTCCTTTGTAGTTTTAGTCAACTTATTCTCAATTGAGTCCAGCCATCTTCTATTCTCCTCAGGCTTCAGAAACCTAGGTGACAGAAGACCATCCAAACGATGGAAGCTGCAATCAACTGTATCCCGTTGATGTTTCGGTGAATAGTTGAGACGATAGCCGCTTTCCTGCAAATTGTAGTGGAACGGAGGTGGcgtggaaaaattaaaaactaagTTTTCGGTGTCGATGGAAGGCGTCAAGAGGGTTGGGGTGAGACACAAGGTGAGCTTTTCCTTGACTAGTACAGCCTTCATTTGGGCGTCCTGGTTGAATGCGGCTATGTCTAGGGCAGACGGGTATGAGTCATCAACTGGTGGCGGCTTGGCTCCGTTGGCTAGTAGCAGCTCTACTGCTTCCACTTTGCCACTGTACACTGTCAGCAGCAGTGGATTGATACctgaacaaattaatattagCAGAGTCAacaaagtaaaataaaaaacagccaaattaaattatatgtgtctagcacatatttttgaaactTGGTATTATAAAAAACCTAGCTAGAAGCCATAGTTGGTACAATATGGAGTGAATGCGTTTGATAATTGGACCACGAAGCAATAAATGCAAATTGGTACTGTACAGACTGAGATAtaactttatatatatatatatatatatatatatatatatatatataa
It encodes:
- the LOC111058954 gene encoding uncharacterized protein LOC111058954 isoform X3; this encodes MILENKEDDESMRTCLHVLAAMGQLVSCKAFVDSRPKCGSTYVNCPDSLGWTPLMYAARFGHYQVLKFLHSIGASFTSKNIFDYTTLCMAVASNSKEVFEYVMEELQKLGSLEDETIAFELACVLGRTDFLKSFLSLEEFDVNTIHCSLTGINPLLLTVYSGKVEAVELLLANGAKPPPVDDSYPSALDIAAFNQDAQMKAVLVKEKLTLCLTPTLLTPSIDTENLVFNFSTPPPFHYNLQESGYRLNYSPKHQRDTVDCSFHRLDGLLSPRFLKPEENRRWLDSIENKLTKTTKEPKTFSRKKYISWMSQKINKRRAKSTNDICEDSSKANLDGMERTDCILTHILTELKLEKYIAKFKKNEMDHFTVFTLTEGDLIALGILKKKERLNILESLEEYKSQIQHKLDATSVNKQQVWSLSPQ